The following are encoded in a window of Dysidea avara chromosome 4, odDysAvar1.4, whole genome shotgun sequence genomic DNA:
- the LOC136254337 gene encoding uncharacterized protein: MEMSLAGLLIMVITLNGVNSQSSFEIGLCLINGVNDISRVDRTCGSQLNTLITTRNFFDLPQSTLDEVCSTSCWDRFSPVVRRCFGANADTAELGYRLACGRQPDGDNCAQVFNDLDDDMNNNEGVCVVTTPGQCPAGCTNYLMDRMRRLGCCFGETLYLFSMFSSNRQIYLNAMEAYRTCNLPFPQPCQDVGTPTTTPPTRSTTPTTIDPRITATIPTLPTRDSSTSAAPGGWAVNGIVMIVMLMMSLMI; the protein is encoded by the exons ATGGAGATGTCACTAGCTGGTCTACTGATAATGGTCATCACACTGAATGGTGTGAATAGTCAATCTAGTTTTGAAATAGGGCTGTGTTTGATTAATGGAGTGAATGATATTTCAAGGGTGGACCGTACTTGTGGTTCTCAACTCAACACCTTAATCACTACTCGGAATTTCTTTGATCTTCCTCAGTCAACTCTTGATGAAGTCTGCTCTACATCATGTTGGGATCGATTTAGCCCTGTTGTTCGTCGTTGTTTTGGTGCAAAT GCTGATACTGCCGAGCTTGGATATCGTCTTGCCTGTGGCAGACAACCAGATGGAGACAATTGTGCTCAAGTGTTCAATGATCTTGATGATGAT ATGAATAATAATGAAGGAGTTTGTGTGGTCACCACTCCAGGACAGTGTCCAGCAGGTTGTACTAAC TATCTGATGGATAGGATGCGACGGTTGGGATGTTGTTTTGGAGAAACACTATATTTGTTTTCAAT GTTTAGTAGCAATAGACAAATATATCTGAATGCCATGGAAGCCTACAGGACTTGTAACTTGCCATTTCCCCAACCATGTCAG GATGTTGGTACTccaaccacaactccacctacTAGGAGCACAACTCCAACTACTATAGACCCTAGGATTACAGCTACAATACCAACTCTACCTACTAGGGATAGTAGTACTAGTGCTGCACCAGGAGGATGGGCTGTTAATGGAATAGTAATGATTGTAATGTTGATGATGTCACTGATGATCTAA